In Alteromonas sp. RKMC-009, the genomic stretch TTTCGTGCTCATCAACTTTACAAACAACTCTGGCATTCCCTGAACTGATACCATTTCCGTCTATGTCGTGTTTCGGATAATCCACCCCGAGACGGGAAAGAATATCGCGACGGGAATGAAGAAAATGTTGGATCGCCGAACTTCCTGTTTTCGGAGGACCAATATGAAAAATAATGCGCTTACTCAATACTTCTGCTCTATCCGGTTTGAACGGCGCAATCTTAGCACATCCCTGTTTGAGGTGGATGCTCTGACTTCAAACATAATAAAAAAATGCCGGGTGGTTCACCCGGCATATCTCACTATCAATGCAGCTTCAACTTCGGCCCTACAAAGTTACTCACTTTGCGGCCCAGTAAGGTCATTGTGCCTTTGAACCACCCGTGCACTGAATACTGATGCATGTTGTACAACGAGATATACACAAGCCTTGCCAGACGTCCTTCAATGAACATGCTGGAGTTAACCAGTGCGCCCATCAAACTGCCCACAGTACTGTATTTACTGAGGTGTACCAGTGAACCATAGTCACGGTATTCGTAGCTTTTAAGGGGCGCACCTTTAAAGATATTAATAATATTAGCCGCCGCCACACTGGCCATCTGATGGGCTGACTGGGCACGTGCCGGCACCCAGGAACCATCTTTCTGTTTAAAGCCACAGCAGTCGCCTATCACAAAAATATCGTTATCGACGGTGCTTTGCAGATGTTCATTGACCAGAATCTGGTTAGCACGGTTAGTTTCGAAGATATCCATCTCAACCAGGAAGTCCGGTGCTTTTACCCCTGCTGACCACACCAGCAAATCGGCATCGATTTCTTTACCGTCTTTGGTTTTAAAGCCATTTTCTGTGGCTTCAGACACCATGGCACCTTCCAGCACGTCGATCCCTAAGTCTGTCAGCGCTTTTTTCGCTGAGCCGGCGATACGCTCGGGCAACGCAGGTAAAATACGGGGGCCGGCTTCTAAAATAGACACTTTTAAACGTTCAGCAGACATCTCCGGCATGCCGTAAGCACGGGCAAGATTGGCTACGTGATGAAGTTGTGCTGCCAGTTCTGTGCCTGTGGCACCGCCACCGACAATGGCCACGTGAATAACTTCCTGATCAGTACAGGATTGATTCACTCTGAGCAGTTGATTGAGCAGTGCCTTATGAAAGCGCTCGGCCTGCGACAGGGAGTCGAGGAAATAACAGTGGTCTGCCACACCCGGCGTGCCAAAATCGTTACATACACTGCCCATGGAAAGTACGAGGTAATCATATTCGATGGTACGTTCCGGCAGAATTTGATGCCCGTCTTCGTCATAGAGGGGGTCTAACACAATGCATTTGTTCTCTTTGTCGAGACGTTGCATGTTACCAAGCTGGAATTGATACTTGTTGCGCACCGCATGCATACGGTAATCAACACCGTCTGAGTTTTTATCGATAACGCCCGCAGCCACTTCGTGAAGTAATGGTTTCCACACGTGAGTTTTACTGCGATCGACCAGAATCACCTCAGCTAACCCTTTCCGGCCCAGTTTTTTACTCAACCGGGTAACCAGCTCCAGGCCTCCTGCACCACCGCCTACAACGACGATCTTTTTCATAATGTTTCCTTAAAGCAATTTTTCCAGCTATTGAATGTCTTGAGGACGGTGTCATCCAATAGCTCGAAAAACTGCACGTGGCCGTGCTGCGGAAACTTATGGCGCTTCTGGCTGAGGGGAGCGTTGATTTTCAGAACACGGCGTAAACCCATCCATGGGGCCTCGGCAGCCGCTTCCCTGCGGCTGACGGTTCTGAGAAATCAACGCTCCCCCCATCCGCGCGCCAAACGTACTTCGAATCAACGCCCTCCCCGGCCAGAAGCGCCGGATACCATCTTACATACGGCTGGAAATATTATTCCCAACGATAAACGAGACTAACCATATAGTTTCTCGGACGACCGGGAAAATATCGGTCGCCGCTGAACGACGTATAGTCTGCCCGCTCTGCATATGCTTCATCAAACAGGTTATTAATGCGGCCGTAAACCGTCAGTGCCGGATTAATGTCCCAGCTTGACCGTAAATCCACCACATCATGGCCGTCATATTTATGTGCATTTTCGGGGTCAGTGTAGTAGCTGCCCATGTGTTGCCATGCTAATTCCGCCGTAATGGTTTCTGTGGGTGTGTACCGCAATTGGGTATTCGCAACGTGGCGGGGAGCGGTATCCATATCATTGCCGCGAATATCAATATCACCGGAAAGCTCTGAATGGCGGTAAGTGTGTTTGGCGACGGTTCCGGCGACAATCAACGCCCACTCGGGGTTCATTTGCCATTCCAGTTCAACCTCTGCGCCCACGTGACGGCTTTTACCATTGTTTACGTAATAGTAATCACTGTCGCGATAGATAAAGTTGTCTTTATCCATGTGATATACAGCAATATTGTAGCGCAGCGACCCGCCCTTTCCTTTCAGACCTAGCTCAATATTGTCAGCCTCTTCAGGCTTTAACTCTGCAACGGTTTGAGCACGCTGAAGGCGATACAACTCAGTCGCCTGGGGGGCGCGGTAACCTCGTGAAATGTTGGCATAAACCAGCGTATTATCATCTATCGAATAGGCTGCACCGAGTTTCGGTGAGAAATTGCTGAACGTGTCTTCACGGCTTTCAGGGCGGGTATAACGACAGCCGCCCATCCCGCATGCTGAGCCGTCTTCACGCACCCTGCCGCTGTTCATGTTGTTGGTATAATCGTAGCGCATGTGCTCGTAACGGGCACCGGCCGACCATGCCCACCGGCCATATTCCCAGTTCATCATAGCGAAAGGTGCAACTACTGTAGCATCAACGCTGTAATCATAGTGCTTACCCGACGGGATGGTTTCTATCAGAAACGCGGAGCCGGTTGTAGCGCCGTCCTGATACTGCAGTAAGTCACCTTCGGTGAATTCACCGTCAATACCGGTGCGCAGGGTTATATTGTCAGAAATACCGTGCCGCCAGAGGGACTGTATTCCGGCGCCGCGCTGGCTATTTTGTTCAACCGGCTGCCCCGGCAGGAAGTGCATGAGAAAGTCCATGTCCTGGTCTCTCACAAACGGGGTCACAATGATGTCGTCACCATTGGCCAGTGACAAAGACACTTTCGACCACAGTCTTAACGATCGCGCATTGCGGTAAGCTTCGGGGTTTTCATTCCCCTGTGCCAGCGCCTTGTCTTTATAGCTGTCTGTACCGCTGATATAGCCGGCGGTGTCCTGCTCCAGATTAGTATAGGTGAGACCGGAATTGACCGAAAAAGCGTTACCGTCATAGCGATGTCGTAAGTTTACTTTTTCCTGATCGACGCCTTCATCAACCCGGTATCCCGTATCACGGGTCACGCTGGCGTTGATGCCTGCCCCGGTGTTTCCGGCATCATAGCCGGAACGTAATTTATAACGGCTGTATCCGTAAGAGCCATAATCAACACCCGCCATACCACCGCCACGGGTAGTATCAGGCGTGATCACGTTAATCACGCCATGTACGGCGTTAGAGCCGTACAATACAGAGCCCGGCCCTTTGAGTACTTCGATGCGCTGCGCCATTTCGCTGTGAGCTTCAAACAGCTCGTTAATGTTACAAAAGCCTGCTGCTCTTAACGGAATACCATCTTCAGCGGTAAGTAGTCCGCCACAGGCGCCCGCGCCTGAAAATACCGGTGAACGTAATGCCGGCAGATATTCCTGTCCGTTACCCCGTTGTAATTGCGCGCCGGCAATCTGGTTCAGGGCCTCTTCAATGTGGGTGGCTGAAAGAAGTGTCAGAGCGTCCTCATCCACCGCACTGACGGAAAAAGGCTGTCTGAAGGCTGAGGTCTCTGTGCGGGTTGCCGTGGTGGTAATGCGTTCAATGGAAGTATCACTCCCCGCCGCCATTGCCGGCGAGGCCGTTGCGGCAAACAGTACGGCCTGAGCGAGCACGGTAAGCCGTGATGTGAAGGGATATCTTGCGGTCATAACTCTCTCATACATGGTGTTCTGACACTATGAATCAGTCTCATAGTAGGTGGAAAAATTCAGCCGGAGAAGCCCGTCTCACGGGCACTTTATGGCATTTTGTCCTGCTACTTTGCAGTCCCCCCGGAAGCCACTGACATAACTACTACTTTGGGACTACTCCTTCGGATGCATTTCACTGGCGGACTAAAGTGTAACGGATTCCCCCCTATCGACGAGTTTCCAATTTTGCCCCTGACAACAATACTCGAAACATCAAAAAAAAGTTCGCTGGCAACGAATCAGCGGACAATGGGCATGAGTAACCCGGGATCGATGTGAATTGTTGCTCCGCCTATACGAAAACTAAACAATCAGAAGATAGGTGAAACACATGAACAACAAGAACGTAAGCCTCAAGCCTCTTGCCTTAGCCGTATCCGCACTGGTTTGCTCAAGCGCAAACGCTGCCGTTACTTTGTACGACGACAAAGAAGTCGCCACCGTATCAGTAGACGCGTCTTTCAACACATTTTACGTAAACAGCAGCTCTGAAAGCGATGCTGCCGGTACTTCACGTGATCAGTCACGGGTCAAAATGGGCTTTTTGCCAAACTGGCTGGGCATGAACTTCAGCAAAGAAGTTAACGGTCTTAAAATCGGTGGCCGCTCATCTTTCTGGGTCACAATCAACGACAGTAACACAGGTGTTACCTCTACCGGTATCGATGTGCGTCAGTTCTACGCCACTTTAGGTTCAGACTGGGGTGAAGTGTTGCTGGGTAAAGATTTTACATTGTTTAACCGTAACAACATCTTCCTCGACGAAATCCTGCTTGGTTACGGCAACGTGAATGACACACTGGGCCTGATTGACGGACAGGGCGTGTCTTTCGGCAACATCGGCAGCGGTTATACCTATCCGATGCCGGCATCTCAAATTCGTTATACCTCACCTACTTTCGCAGGTGGCCTGCAAGTCGCCATCGCTGCAATCGATCCTTCACCGGTTAATGCCGCTGACGACCGTCAGGAATCGGCTCCTCGCATTGAAGCTCAGGCAACTTACAGCACTGACTTTGACGGCGGTAACGTGACAGCCTGGGTGGGCTTCCTGAATCAAACTTCAGAGTCAGACACTATGGGTGACATCGACTCTACAGGTACTTCTTACGGCGTCAAAGTAGGTCTGGGTGACTTTACTCTGCACGCATCAGGTTACACAGGGGAAGGCATCGGCATCCTGCTTGGCCCAACCGAAGCAGCGCTTGGCCTTGGCCCTGTGACCATGTACGACATGAATATGAATGAGCTGGACAGTTCGGGTTACCTCGTTCAG encodes the following:
- a CDS encoding NAD(P)/FAD-dependent oxidoreductase; this encodes MKKIVVVGGGAGGLELVTRLSKKLGRKGLAEVILVDRSKTHVWKPLLHEVAAGVIDKNSDGVDYRMHAVRNKYQFQLGNMQRLDKENKCIVLDPLYDEDGHQILPERTIEYDYLVLSMGSVCNDFGTPGVADHCYFLDSLSQAERFHKALLNQLLRVNQSCTDQEVIHVAIVGGGATGTELAAQLHHVANLARAYGMPEMSAERLKVSILEAGPRILPALPERIAGSAKKALTDLGIDVLEGAMVSEATENGFKTKDGKEIDADLLVWSAGVKAPDFLVEMDIFETNRANQILVNEHLQSTVDNDIFVIGDCCGFKQKDGSWVPARAQSAHQMASVAAANIINIFKGAPLKSYEYRDYGSLVHLSKYSTVGSLMGALVNSSMFIEGRLARLVYISLYNMHQYSVHGWFKGTMTLLGRKVSNFVGPKLKLH
- a CDS encoding porin, translating into MNNKNVSLKPLALAVSALVCSSANAAVTLYDDKEVATVSVDASFNTFYVNSSSESDAAGTSRDQSRVKMGFLPNWLGMNFSKEVNGLKIGGRSSFWVTINDSNTGVTSTGIDVRQFYATLGSDWGEVLLGKDFTLFNRNNIFLDEILLGYGNVNDTLGLIDGQGVSFGNIGSGYTYPMPASQIRYTSPTFAGGLQVAIAAIDPSPVNAADDRQESAPRIEAQATYSTDFDGGNVTAWVGFLNQTSESDTMGDIDSTGTSYGVKVGLGDFTLHASGYTGEGIGILLGPTEAALGLGPVTMYDMNMNELDSSGYLVQGSYKMDAHRFVVSYGENEIENADYIGHEGMQVAWFYNYNSNVTFAVEYATSEFTGILGDEEADTIAIGGIVNF
- a CDS encoding TonB-dependent receptor; the encoded protein is MAAGSDTSIERITTTATRTETSAFRQPFSVSAVDEDALTLLSATHIEEALNQIAGAQLQRGNGQEYLPALRSPVFSGAGACGGLLTAEDGIPLRAAGFCNINELFEAHSEMAQRIEVLKGPGSVLYGSNAVHGVINVITPDTTRGGGMAGVDYGSYGYSRYKLRSGYDAGNTGAGINASVTRDTGYRVDEGVDQEKVNLRHRYDGNAFSVNSGLTYTNLEQDTAGYISGTDSYKDKALAQGNENPEAYRNARSLRLWSKVSLSLANGDDIIVTPFVRDQDMDFLMHFLPGQPVEQNSQRGAGIQSLWRHGISDNITLRTGIDGEFTEGDLLQYQDGATTGSAFLIETIPSGKHYDYSVDATVVAPFAMMNWEYGRWAWSAGARYEHMRYDYTNNMNSGRVREDGSACGMGGCRYTRPESREDTFSNFSPKLGAAYSIDDNTLVYANISRGYRAPQATELYRLQRAQTVAELKPEEADNIELGLKGKGGSLRYNIAVYHMDKDNFIYRDSDYYYVNNGKSRHVGAEVELEWQMNPEWALIVAGTVAKHTYRHSELSGDIDIRGNDMDTAPRHVANTQLRYTPTETITAELAWQHMGSYYTDPENAHKYDGHDVVDLRSSWDINPALTVYGRINNLFDEAYAERADYTSFSGDRYFPGRPRNYMVSLVYRWE